In Gemmata obscuriglobus, a single genomic region encodes these proteins:
- a CDS encoding caspase family protein, with product MKLSRSKVLLTLMVLGTTGFGVGGVYWLLAKPRHEKATEQTFRDTERDGSATPVTPNSESPSAGTPKAASTERRLFPFRRVVAIVIGINNYPHLTGTANLACAESDARSVGDLLDRHYGYQIVPLLGAQATKAAIETAIQKNGRELGERDALVVYFAGHGQVIELAGHGEAGYLIPADARLDLKDARDASRWAEQAIDMQQLTAQMEEATAQHTVFIADACCSGYMTARGSLERWDLKNFLTGKSRTVITATNRRQLAREDATGKHGYFTAALLNELSKTDAASVLDIYYPLSRVVPEKVNGNMQPQFAQFGEGTGMFVFIPMSIPKEEIESDLNAENATLLANRNAGVAGVINRAANQAKQKTTYAEFLAALAATEYRFAVNAEEQRQGWEQKFARYHRNALMGDVWAMAALCCCYEKGLGVEKDLAQVVYWARQANRVRQSPGVGSYLIGYCYNKGYITPNSEARSKEQAKRLFAESAMKGFGPAQLAHAGNLYGDGTQLSRDQRQAVYDLLEKAVAEGVLLANVELGLCLLEDNLRSADAKLEARAIQLLESAASKGFSRAHFFLSQLYSGQSVRGKALLTARDFKKARSHLLQACEAGHATALLGLGTLYFTGDANWGIAKDLPRAFEFFEQAGELGEATALCLSALMLADGSGGIKDPEKAKARLEQAVKYGAPESDFMLGKWYQTGKVYQRSDEQALAAFRRGADKGHAGSCFHAGLMYLKGEGFKAKWQSEGGFHTEWHMGLHYFVESSRSGQPDAARQTTINKWMLDFTRYLEGGAFSKEIDQALNTNPSSVDAFGPKSPPGGNKQGSRGQRQEIVIHSGISFSSLRGNLIVEATQVAKQWRTENPDSFKYFCSKWGVDPDSLEVKEKAAPKQKTP from the coding sequence ATGAAATTGTCTCGGTCGAAGGTGCTGCTGACCCTGATGGTTCTCGGCACGACAGGCTTTGGGGTCGGTGGAGTGTACTGGCTGCTGGCCAAACCTCGCCACGAGAAGGCTACCGAGCAAACGTTCCGCGATACTGAACGTGACGGATCAGCTACACCTGTCACGCCCAATTCCGAGTCTCCTTCTGCCGGCACGCCGAAGGCGGCCAGTACCGAGAGAAGACTGTTCCCGTTCCGCCGGGTAGTGGCCATCGTCATCGGGATTAACAATTACCCGCACCTCACGGGCACAGCTAACTTGGCGTGTGCCGAATCCGACGCTCGATCGGTTGGTGACCTGCTCGACCGCCATTACGGCTACCAGATCGTCCCACTCCTCGGGGCACAGGCTACCAAAGCGGCCATTGAGACAGCCATCCAGAAAAATGGCCGAGAGCTGGGCGAACGCGATGCACTGGTCGTTTACTTCGCCGGACATGGTCAGGTGATTGAGTTGGCGGGACATGGTGAGGCGGGGTACCTCATCCCGGCAGACGCTCGCCTCGATCTGAAAGACGCTAGAGATGCGTCTCGCTGGGCGGAGCAGGCGATTGACATGCAGCAGTTGACCGCCCAAATGGAAGAGGCGACCGCCCAGCACACGGTCTTCATTGCTGACGCCTGTTGCAGCGGGTACATGACAGCACGCGGTTCTCTAGAGCGCTGGGACCTGAAGAACTTCTTGACTGGCAAATCACGCACGGTGATTACCGCGACCAACCGCCGTCAACTCGCGCGGGAGGACGCAACCGGTAAGCACGGGTATTTCACCGCCGCTCTACTCAACGAGTTAAGCAAGACCGACGCGGCCAGCGTGCTCGACATCTACTACCCGCTATCGCGGGTCGTCCCCGAGAAAGTTAACGGCAACATGCAGCCGCAGTTTGCGCAGTTCGGCGAGGGAACCGGCATGTTCGTTTTCATCCCGATGTCGATTCCGAAGGAAGAAATCGAAAGCGATCTGAACGCCGAGAACGCTACCTTACTCGCCAACCGTAACGCGGGCGTCGCCGGGGTAATTAATCGCGCCGCCAACCAGGCCAAGCAGAAAACCACCTACGCGGAGTTCCTCGCCGCCCTCGCCGCAACCGAATACCGTTTTGCCGTGAACGCGGAAGAGCAGCGCCAGGGCTGGGAACAAAAGTTCGCCCGCTACCATCGGAACGCACTGATGGGTGATGTGTGGGCGATGGCGGCATTGTGCTGCTGTTACGAGAAGGGTCTCGGAGTCGAGAAGGACTTGGCTCAAGTTGTCTATTGGGCACGGCAAGCAAATCGGGTGCGGCAGTCACCGGGCGTGGGAAGCTATCTGATAGGGTACTGCTACAACAAAGGGTACATTACGCCGAATTCGGAAGCCCGTTCCAAAGAGCAAGCAAAGCGTCTTTTCGCAGAGAGTGCGATGAAAGGGTTCGGGCCGGCCCAGTTGGCGCACGCCGGAAATCTTTACGGCGACGGTACGCAGCTCTCCCGGGATCAGCGGCAAGCAGTATACGATCTACTTGAAAAAGCGGTCGCCGAGGGTGTACTCCTTGCGAACGTTGAGCTTGGGCTTTGCTTGCTCGAGGACAACCTCCGGTCGGCGGACGCCAAACTGGAGGCCCGCGCCATCCAGCTGCTGGAGTCGGCTGCGAGCAAAGGGTTCTCCCGAGCTCACTTTTTTTTGTCTCAACTCTACAGTGGCCAGTCTGTGCGTGGCAAAGCTCTTCTCACTGCGAGAGATTTCAAGAAGGCGAGATCCCACCTCTTACAGGCATGTGAAGCGGGCCACGCGACGGCTCTCCTTGGACTTGGTACGCTTTATTTTACCGGTGATGCCAATTGGGGCATAGCCAAAGATCTCCCTCGCGCATTCGAATTTTTCGAGCAGGCGGGGGAGCTCGGCGAAGCGACTGCTCTATGCCTATCTGCTCTAATGCTGGCCGATGGGTCGGGTGGCATTAAAGACCCAGAGAAAGCGAAAGCAAGACTCGAGCAAGCTGTCAAATACGGGGCTCCGGAATCGGATTTCATGCTGGGCAAATGGTACCAAACCGGCAAAGTGTACCAACGGAGTGATGAGCAAGCCCTCGCTGCCTTTCGCCGTGGGGCCGACAAAGGCCACGCTGGGAGCTGTTTTCACGCCGGCCTGATGTACCTCAAGGGTGAAGGGTTCAAGGCCAAATGGCAGAGTGAAGGAGGCTTCCATACTGAATGGCATATGGGCCTCCATTATTTTGTTGAGTCGTCGCGAAGCGGCCAACCAGATGCGGCCCGCCAAACAACCATAAATAAATGGATGCTAGATTTCACCCGCTATCTCGAAGGCGGTGCATTTAGCAAAGAAATCGACCAAGCACTTAATACCAACCCATCGAGCGTGGACGCTTTCGGCCCTAAATCTCCCCCCGGTGGGAACAAGCAAGGCTCACGCGGTCAGCGTCAGGAAATAGTGATTCACAGCGGAATTTCATTTTCGTCACTTCGTGGCAATTTGATCGTCGAGGCCACACAGGTTGCAAAGCAGTGGAGGACCGAGAATCCCGACAGCTTTAAGTACTTCTGCAGCAAGTGGGGAGTCGATCCGGACTCATTGGAAGTGAAGGAAAAAGCTGCCCCCAAACAAAAGACGCCATAG
- a CDS encoding tyrosine-type recombinase/integrase: MPRPKNPIPTPRCHKNRAVIDFYDGGKRRTVTLGPWGSPEAEREFARILAEVAATPDRSVGSNPTVNEVLLAFLRWADGYYRTPDGKPTHEVVELRLSARPVRELYGHTPAREFGPKALTAVRQQMIDAGLSRTLINRRADRIKRVFKWASSEELVPVAVYQALRTVTGLRRGRTEARESKPVGPVDGATVDATLPRLDAHLRAMIELQRFTGMRPGEACGFRLAQVDRTGEVWFYRPERHKTAHHGRGRVIPIGPKARAALLAFLLRDGPPPAGFVPPAPGDDTARLVLVDAYQEAGRERDAALLRDLARPIVFIAGCVVDPGAPLFSPAVAREERFKAARKNRKSKVPPSQQNRRKGAPERVPGAEFTVTAYGHAIRKAAAKAGVARWHPNQLRHTFGTEVRRVYGLEAAQVLLGHSRADVTQVYAERNESLAAEIAAKIG, encoded by the coding sequence ATGCCGCGTCCGAAGAATCCCATCCCCACGCCCCGCTGCCACAAAAACCGGGCCGTCATCGATTTCTATGATGGCGGCAAACGTCGCACCGTCACCCTCGGCCCTTGGGGTTCGCCCGAGGCCGAACGGGAATTCGCGCGAATCCTCGCCGAAGTTGCGGCCACACCGGATCGGTCCGTCGGATCCAACCCGACGGTCAACGAGGTGCTCCTCGCGTTCCTCCGCTGGGCCGACGGGTACTACCGCACCCCGGACGGAAAGCCCACCCACGAGGTCGTCGAGTTGCGGCTCTCGGCACGCCCGGTGCGCGAGCTGTACGGGCACACCCCGGCCCGCGAGTTCGGCCCCAAGGCCCTGACCGCGGTCCGACAGCAGATGATCGACGCGGGGCTCAGCCGCACCCTCATCAACCGCCGCGCCGACCGCATCAAGCGCGTGTTCAAGTGGGCCTCGTCGGAAGAACTCGTGCCGGTGGCGGTGTACCAGGCGCTTCGCACCGTCACCGGGTTGCGGCGCGGGCGGACCGAGGCCCGCGAGAGCAAGCCCGTCGGACCCGTGGACGGCGCCACCGTCGATGCCACATTGCCTCGACTCGACGCCCACCTGCGCGCCATGATCGAGCTCCAGCGGTTCACGGGCATGCGCCCCGGCGAGGCGTGCGGGTTCCGACTCGCACAGGTGGACCGCACCGGGGAGGTGTGGTTCTACCGGCCCGAGCGGCACAAGACCGCGCACCACGGGCGTGGGCGGGTGATCCCGATCGGCCCGAAGGCCCGCGCCGCTCTGCTCGCATTCCTGCTCCGCGACGGTCCGCCGCCCGCCGGGTTCGTACCGCCCGCCCCGGGCGACGACACCGCGCGGCTGGTGCTCGTGGACGCGTACCAGGAAGCGGGCCGGGAGCGTGACGCGGCTCTGCTCCGCGATCTCGCGCGGCCCATCGTGTTCATCGCCGGGTGTGTCGTGGACCCGGGCGCTCCGCTGTTCAGCCCCGCCGTGGCCCGCGAGGAGCGGTTCAAGGCCGCGCGGAAGAACCGTAAGAGCAAGGTGCCCCCGTCACAGCAGAATCGACGCAAGGGCGCCCCCGAGCGCGTACCGGGAGCCGAGTTCACGGTGACCGCGTACGGGCACGCGATCCGCAAGGCGGCCGCCAAGGCCGGCGTGGCCCGCTGGCACCCGAACCAGCTGCGGCACACGTTCGGGACCGAGGTGCGGCGCGTGTACGGGTTGGAGGCGGCCCAGGTGCTGCTCGGGCACTCGCGGGCCGACGTGACCCAGGTGTACGCCGAACGCAACGAGTCCCTGGCCGCGGAAATTGCCGCGAAAATCGGTTGA
- a CDS encoding DUF1580 domain-containing protein, translating into MLGDEVLISLAQAAAKFPGHRGAARLHPATLTRWILNGVRARDGRRVKLEAVRAGTRWLTSEPALRRFSDALGGSDGSHATAPAPCGPRSPTARQKASARAADELRAIGA; encoded by the coding sequence ATGCTCGGCGACGAAGTGCTCATCTCCCTGGCCCAGGCCGCCGCCAAGTTCCCCGGGCACCGCGGGGCCGCGCGGCTGCACCCGGCCACCCTGACCCGCTGGATCCTCAACGGGGTCCGCGCCCGCGACGGCCGCCGGGTGAAGCTCGAGGCGGTCCGCGCCGGGACCCGCTGGCTCACCTCCGAGCCCGCGCTCCGGCGGTTCTCGGACGCGCTCGGCGGGTCCGACGGTTCGCATGCGACCGCCCCCGCCCCGTGCGGCCCCCGCTCCCCGACCGCCCGGCAGAAGGCCAGCGCCCGCGCCGCCGACGAGCTGCGCGCGATCGGCGCGTGA
- a CDS encoding DUF3854 domain-containing protein, whose amino-acid sequence MKTVPDSARSRNPGLLPQHRADLHASGLTDGQIAACGFYSESDPEVVAGLLRGHFTPARAAKLGPCLAFPYHAPEGTPTGYVRLKPDRPRTRTGGDKVVKYEAPAGAPNRAYLPPGTRSALADPTVPLVLTEGEKKAAAADQHGFPCVGLSGVWAWQVKRPKDPHGRGTGPRQLIPDLARVVWAGRPVVLAFDSDVASNPQVRWAEWHLAEALRTAGAVVRVLRFPGGPAGEKVALDDVLVGRGAGALRDLIRGAGPPEPPAPDGGGPEIVLGTDEHRVNDEAVRALAAEPDLYQRGGMLVQVVSTEADAAAGAAVRRPPGARVVREVPLPLLRERLTRCARWVRYVGKEDEDYKPVHPPMWSVNAVHARGAWPGVRHLEAVVNHPVVLGNGALLAANGYNAPSKLLVCLPPDLHLNVSDRPTQRDAVNAVATLEDVLRDFPFANPAHRAAWLGGLLTPLAWFGFDGPAPMLLIDGNTRGVGKGLLADLIALILTGRRFAVMSYSADKEELRKKITSLAMEGERLVLLDNLAGAVGNDVLDMALTGDRWRDRVLGGNKVYDGPLHVTWVATGNNVQLAADTARRCSHCRLETRDERPELRTDVTYTDLRGHVRVNRGALLSAALTILRAWYSAGRPRHGLAPWGSFEGWSAVVREAVVFAGLPDPGEARLALQTSADRDAVAMEALLACLEQMDPNRRGVTTAEVIGRIRDTTGPAPDWVPELRAAVEELCGKLDGRALGGRFRHFQRRNFGGRMLCKGGSDRTNSNRWEVVPASGAEVRPGPVPEAPVPAGGAGEDGPDPARPQPSRAGPRYRSDDRPHDRRDVA is encoded by the coding sequence ATGAAAACGGTACCCGACAGCGCCCGTTCCCGCAATCCCGGTTTGCTGCCGCAGCACCGGGCCGACCTGCACGCGTCCGGGCTCACCGACGGGCAGATCGCGGCGTGCGGGTTCTACTCCGAGAGCGACCCGGAGGTCGTCGCCGGGCTGCTCCGCGGTCACTTCACGCCGGCGCGGGCGGCGAAGCTCGGCCCGTGCCTGGCATTCCCGTACCACGCCCCCGAGGGCACCCCGACCGGGTACGTGCGGCTCAAACCCGACCGCCCGCGGACCCGCACGGGGGGCGACAAGGTCGTCAAGTACGAGGCCCCGGCCGGGGCCCCGAACCGCGCGTACCTGCCGCCGGGCACCCGCTCCGCGCTGGCCGATCCGACCGTCCCGCTGGTGCTCACCGAGGGCGAGAAGAAGGCGGCCGCCGCGGACCAGCACGGGTTCCCGTGCGTCGGGCTGAGCGGGGTGTGGGCGTGGCAGGTGAAGCGCCCGAAGGACCCGCACGGCCGCGGCACCGGGCCGCGGCAGCTGATCCCGGACCTGGCCCGGGTCGTCTGGGCCGGCCGCCCGGTGGTGCTGGCGTTCGACTCCGACGTCGCCTCCAACCCCCAGGTGCGGTGGGCCGAGTGGCACCTGGCCGAGGCGCTCCGGACCGCCGGGGCCGTGGTCCGCGTGCTGCGGTTCCCGGGCGGCCCGGCGGGCGAGAAGGTGGCGCTGGACGACGTCCTGGTCGGCCGCGGCGCGGGCGCGCTCCGCGACCTGATCCGCGGGGCCGGCCCGCCGGAGCCGCCGGCCCCCGACGGCGGCGGGCCGGAGATCGTGCTCGGGACCGACGAGCACCGGGTGAACGACGAGGCGGTGCGCGCGCTCGCGGCCGAGCCGGACCTGTACCAGCGGGGCGGGATGCTGGTCCAGGTGGTGAGCACCGAAGCGGATGCCGCCGCGGGCGCCGCGGTGCGGCGGCCGCCCGGGGCGCGGGTCGTGCGCGAGGTCCCGCTGCCCCTGCTCCGCGAGCGCCTGACCCGGTGCGCCCGGTGGGTGAGGTACGTGGGGAAGGAGGACGAGGATTACAAGCCGGTCCACCCGCCGATGTGGTCGGTGAACGCGGTCCACGCCCGCGGCGCGTGGCCCGGGGTCCGGCACCTCGAGGCCGTCGTGAACCACCCCGTGGTGCTGGGCAACGGCGCCCTGCTCGCGGCCAACGGGTACAACGCGCCCTCGAAGCTGCTGGTGTGCCTCCCGCCCGACCTGCACCTGAACGTGTCCGACCGGCCAACACAGCGCGACGCGGTAAACGCGGTCGCGACCCTCGAAGATGTGCTGCGGGACTTCCCGTTTGCGAATCCGGCGCACCGGGCCGCGTGGCTGGGCGGGCTGCTCACCCCGCTCGCGTGGTTCGGGTTCGACGGCCCGGCCCCGATGCTCCTGATCGACGGCAACACCCGGGGCGTGGGCAAGGGGCTGCTCGCCGACCTGATCGCGCTGATCCTGACCGGGCGCCGGTTCGCGGTCATGTCCTACTCCGCGGACAAGGAGGAGCTGCGGAAGAAGATCACGAGCCTGGCGATGGAGGGCGAGCGCCTGGTGCTGCTCGACAACTTGGCCGGCGCGGTGGGGAACGACGTGCTCGACATGGCGCTCACCGGGGACCGGTGGCGGGACCGGGTGCTGGGCGGGAACAAGGTGTACGACGGCCCGCTGCACGTCACCTGGGTGGCGACCGGGAACAACGTGCAACTCGCGGCCGACACGGCACGCCGGTGCTCGCACTGCCGACTCGAGACCCGCGACGAGCGACCGGAACTGCGGACCGACGTGACGTACACCGACCTGCGCGGGCACGTGCGCGTGAACCGCGGTGCGCTACTCTCCGCGGCGCTCACGATCCTGCGGGCGTGGTACAGCGCCGGGCGCCCGCGGCACGGGCTGGCACCGTGGGGCAGCTTCGAGGGCTGGTCCGCGGTGGTGCGCGAGGCGGTGGTATTCGCCGGGCTGCCCGACCCCGGCGAGGCCCGGCTCGCGCTCCAGACCAGCGCCGACCGGGACGCGGTCGCGATGGAGGCGCTGCTCGCGTGCTTGGAACAGATGGACCCGAACCGGCGCGGGGTCACCACGGCCGAGGTGATCGGGCGAATCCGGGACACGACGGGACCGGCCCCGGACTGGGTGCCCGAGCTGCGGGCCGCGGTCGAGGAGCTATGCGGGAAGCTCGACGGGCGGGCCCTGGGGGGCCGGTTCCGGCACTTCCAGCGGCGCAACTTCGGCGGCCGGATGCTGTGCAAGGGCGGCTCCGACCGGACCAACTCGAACCGCTGGGAGGTGGTCCCGGCGAGCGGTGCGGAGGTCCGCCCCGGCCCGGTGCCGGAGGCCCCGGTGCCCGCTGGAGGTGCCGGAGAAGACGGGCCCGATCCCGCCCGCCCGCAGCCGTCGCGCGCGGGACCGCGGTACCGGAGCGACGACCGCCCGCACGACCGGAGGGACGTCGCGTGA
- a CDS encoding tetratricopeptide repeat protein: protein MTTAADHFRAATAAWAAGDHPEAERLAGQALAVDPGHADAHSLLGLARLQSGDRGAALPHWRAAAALRPDVAAHRYNLAELCRRLNDPVSAEPEFRAAAELAPQWAEAHFGLGNVLGDLGRVSEALAAYDRAVALQPSFARALYNRGNLLREEGRVVPAERDYRAALAADPDLTDARVNLGAALGELHRWSEAERCYREALERRPGDADLEAALAGAVLAQGRTAEAARLMEACEPRAASPALTRMRREALLPPVPDSAAALAAAHVRLRDALRRAAADPPRLDPGRVHQSGAEPPMGLAYHSADPRPALEAFAALYAPQITPLEPLSPKEGIPRVGVVVTHGHEGVYDRCLGRLVERIAARERVAVALVCSRSGANVLRHLRPSFPGEYLVLPAHVHEAAERIRGARFDVLHYWEIGTDATNYFLPYFRPSRVQCATWGWPVTSGNPRVDWYVSGADLEPSGGESHYTERLCRLGSLPTCYERPPAPPAPPAPAARRRTFGVGPDVPVYLCVQNLRKWHPDFDATVAALLAADRRGRLVLVGDEQPAITQALMARLRRALGPNAERVGAIARQERGGYLRLVSHADVVLDTPHYGSGANTVADAVACETPLVTWPGPFQRGRWAGAVLGRAGLNPLVTRSAMQFVETAVRVANDEPFRRELAAGLRAFGAVWFDHPDAAVELEGFWLEQVAR, encoded by the coding sequence CTGGCGAGCGGCGGCGGCGTTACGCCCGGACGTCGCGGCCCACCGCTACAACCTGGCCGAGTTGTGCCGGCGGCTCAACGACCCGGTATCGGCGGAGCCAGAGTTCCGCGCCGCGGCGGAGCTGGCGCCGCAGTGGGCCGAGGCGCACTTCGGGCTGGGCAACGTGCTCGGCGATCTGGGGCGGGTGAGCGAGGCGCTGGCCGCCTACGATCGGGCCGTCGCGCTCCAGCCGTCGTTCGCGCGGGCGCTGTACAACCGGGGCAACCTGCTCCGGGAGGAGGGCCGGGTGGTCCCGGCCGAGCGGGACTACCGGGCCGCGCTGGCCGCGGACCCGGACCTGACCGACGCCCGGGTGAACCTGGGGGCCGCACTGGGCGAGTTGCACCGCTGGTCGGAGGCGGAGCGGTGCTACCGCGAGGCGCTGGAGCGGCGGCCGGGGGACGCGGACCTGGAGGCCGCGCTCGCCGGGGCGGTTCTGGCCCAGGGCCGCACGGCCGAAGCGGCCCGGCTCATGGAAGCGTGCGAACCGCGTGCGGCATCTCCGGCCCTGACCCGGATGCGGCGCGAGGCCCTGCTGCCGCCGGTGCCCGATTCCGCGGCCGCGCTCGCCGCCGCCCACGTGCGGCTCCGGGACGCGCTCAGACGGGCGGCCGCGGACCCGCCGCGCCTCGATCCCGGTCGCGTCCACCAGTCCGGCGCGGAGCCCCCGATGGGGCTGGCGTACCACAGTGCGGACCCGCGCCCGGCGCTCGAAGCGTTCGCCGCATTGTACGCGCCGCAGATTACGCCGCTCGAGCCGCTTTCACCGAAAGAAGGTATCCCGCGGGTCGGGGTGGTGGTGACCCACGGCCACGAGGGTGTGTACGACCGGTGCCTGGGGCGTCTGGTGGAGCGGATCGCCGCCCGCGAGCGCGTCGCGGTGGCGCTCGTGTGCAGCCGGTCCGGAGCGAACGTGCTGCGGCACCTGCGGCCCTCCTTCCCCGGCGAGTACCTGGTCCTTCCGGCGCACGTTCACGAGGCCGCAGAGCGAATCCGGGGCGCCCGATTTGACGTGCTGCACTACTGGGAGATCGGAACCGACGCAACCAACTACTTCCTGCCGTACTTTCGCCCGTCCCGGGTGCAGTGCGCGACCTGGGGCTGGCCGGTCACGAGCGGGAACCCGCGGGTCGACTGGTACGTGTCTGGCGCGGACCTCGAACCGTCAGGCGGGGAATCGCACTACACCGAGCGCCTGTGCCGACTCGGTTCGCTGCCGACGTGCTACGAGCGCCCGCCGGCCCCGCCCGCGCCGCCGGCCCCGGCCGCGCGCCGCCGGACGTTCGGGGTGGGGCCGGACGTGCCGGTGTACCTGTGCGTCCAGAACCTGCGCAAGTGGCACCCGGACTTCGACGCGACGGTCGCCGCGCTCCTCGCCGCGGACCGCCGCGGGCGCCTGGTACTGGTGGGGGACGAGCAACCGGCGATCACGCAGGCGCTGATGGCACGGCTGCGGCGTGCGCTCGGCCCGAACGCGGAGCGGGTCGGCGCGATCGCCCGCCAGGAGCGCGGCGGTTACCTGCGGCTGGTCAGTCACGCCGACGTCGTGCTGGACACCCCACACTACGGGTCCGGGGCGAACACCGTGGCCGACGCGGTCGCCTGCGAAACGCCTCTGGTAACCTGGCCCGGGCCGTTCCAGCGCGGCCGGTGGGCTGGCGCGGTGCTCGGACGCGCGGGGCTGAACCCGCTCGTCACACGCTCCGCCATGCAGTTCGTCGAGACGGCGGTGCGCGTCGCGAATGACGAGCCGTTCCGGCGCGAACTGGCGGCGGGGCTGCGCGCGTTCGGCGCGGTTTGGTTCGATCATCCGGACGCCGCCGTCGAGCTGGAGGGGTTCTGGTTGGAGCAGGTCGCGCGCTAA